A section of the Acidobacterium capsulatum ATCC 51196 genome encodes:
- a CDS encoding carbohydrate kinase family protein, whose amino-acid sequence MANIGKERLVSILCVGEILWDRFQDGAEALAGAPLNVAAALKRLGDQPTLISAFGADEDGQRALQQLGESGFTTQFMSKVEAARTGTAEIQLDARGNPSYTIARPAAFDYLSVADQDLEQLAALAPQWLYFGTLAQTSSQNEMLLHRLKDRFPRIACFYDLNLRPNHWDFSLVDNLTKLATILKLNRDEAELLFHMHSSEPFSLELFCIEWSRRYALACICITLGSEGCAVFSEGTLRTYPGFPATVVDTVGAGDAFAAGFLHGLQSGWAIDQITRFSNALGAIVASRATAIPDWSIEDVQKLLA is encoded by the coding sequence GTGGCGAACATTGGAAAGGAACGGCTCGTGTCGATTCTCTGCGTGGGTGAGATTCTCTGGGATCGCTTTCAGGATGGCGCGGAGGCTTTGGCCGGGGCTCCTTTAAACGTGGCGGCAGCTCTCAAGCGGCTGGGAGACCAGCCCACTCTGATCAGCGCATTTGGCGCGGACGAAGACGGACAGCGGGCTTTGCAACAACTAGGAGAGTCGGGATTCACCACACAATTCATGAGTAAGGTGGAAGCTGCTCGAACTGGGACTGCCGAAATTCAGCTGGATGCTCGGGGAAATCCTTCATACACGATAGCGAGACCTGCAGCTTTTGATTATCTGAGTGTAGCGGACCAGGATCTGGAGCAGCTTGCGGCGCTCGCACCGCAATGGCTGTATTTTGGCACGCTCGCACAAACTTCTTCGCAGAATGAAATGCTGCTTCATCGGCTGAAAGATCGCTTCCCTCGCATTGCATGCTTTTACGACTTGAACTTGAGGCCCAACCATTGGGATTTCTCGCTGGTGGACAACCTGACCAAACTGGCAACTATTCTGAAGCTGAATCGGGACGAAGCCGAATTGCTATTCCACATGCATAGCAGCGAACCGTTTTCACTGGAGCTGTTTTGTATCGAGTGGTCTCGCAGATACGCCTTGGCCTGCATCTGCATTACGTTGGGCAGCGAAGGTTGCGCTGTTTTCTCAGAAGGCACGCTGCGGACTTACCCCGGATTTCCAGCAACTGTTGTCGATACGGTGGGAGCAGGTGATGCATTTGCGGCTGGATTTCTGCACGGGCTGCAATCCGGTTGGGCCATCGATCAGATAACGCGGTTTTCAAATGCTCTGGGAGCGATTGTCGCCAGCCGCGCTACGGCTATTCCCGATTGGTCAATTGAGGACGTCCAGAAGCTACTGGCTTAG
- a CDS encoding substrate-binding domain-containing protein → MKTKKVMEELSSDEPKYRLIADSLRESVLSGEYRPGSRLPSETDLVRRFGVSRMTIVKAIKELQQAGLVTRRVGSGTYVSPRTSQTSRLFGLLIPELGQTEIFEPICQGMASYQGTTPHSLLWGNSVGDGHPKEQVAEELCQQYITQQASGVFFAPLELTPKKDEVNRRIMAALHKAGIPVVLLDRCVEPYPRRSQYDLVGIDNRRTAYAATAHLLSAGARRIAFLGKALAASTVDARIAGYREALNTAGMRAQEVVVRGDPGDSDLIQKVLNVQKPDAFLCANDHTAASLMQSLSRLGRRVPEDIRIVGVDDVKYASLLAVPLTTQHQPCIDIGRIAMSTMLSRLENPDFPAREILLNCRLVVRQSCGAPRGN, encoded by the coding sequence ATGAAGACGAAGAAGGTGATGGAAGAGCTCTCGTCCGATGAACCGAAGTACCGCCTGATCGCCGATAGTCTTCGCGAGAGCGTGCTTTCTGGCGAATACCGGCCCGGCAGCCGGCTTCCGAGTGAAACTGACCTTGTCCGCCGCTTCGGCGTCTCGCGCATGACTATCGTCAAGGCCATCAAGGAGTTGCAACAAGCGGGCCTGGTTACGCGCCGCGTCGGGTCGGGCACTTACGTCAGCCCCCGGACCAGCCAGACCAGCCGGCTGTTCGGGTTGTTGATTCCAGAGCTGGGGCAAACGGAGATCTTTGAGCCGATCTGCCAGGGCATGGCCAGCTATCAGGGGACCACCCCTCATTCGCTGCTCTGGGGCAACTCTGTAGGTGACGGGCACCCTAAGGAACAGGTCGCCGAAGAGCTTTGCCAGCAATACATTACGCAGCAGGCTTCGGGCGTCTTCTTTGCGCCCCTTGAGCTCACCCCCAAAAAAGACGAGGTTAACCGGCGCATCATGGCCGCGCTCCACAAGGCAGGCATCCCCGTGGTCTTGCTCGATCGCTGCGTGGAACCCTATCCGCGGCGCAGTCAATACGATCTGGTTGGCATCGATAACCGGCGCACAGCCTATGCCGCCACGGCGCATTTGCTTTCAGCAGGCGCGCGCCGCATTGCATTTTTAGGCAAGGCGCTCGCGGCCTCGACCGTTGATGCCCGCATCGCAGGCTATCGCGAGGCGCTGAATACTGCCGGCATGCGCGCACAGGAGGTCGTCGTTCGTGGTGACCCTGGCGACAGCGACCTCATTCAAAAGGTGTTGAATGTTCAGAAGCCAGACGCTTTTCTTTGTGCCAATGACCACACCGCAGCCAGCCTGATGCAGAGCCTCTCCCGCCTCGGCCGCCGCGTGCCTGAAGACATCCGTATCGTCGGCGTGGACGACGTGAAGTACGCCAGCCTTCTGGCGGTCCCCCTCACCACGCAGCATCAGCCCTGCATCGACATTGGCAGAATCGCTATGTCCACCATGCTGAGCCGGCTTGAAAATCCTGATTTTCCCGCGCGTGAGATTCTTCTGAATTGCCGTCTGGTCGTGCGTCAGTCATGCGGAGCCCCAAGAGGGAACTGA
- a CDS encoding TonB-dependent receptor, giving the protein MNRRIIGLVNLVTARRRGKTAAVGTPAIPAATPARRGSQGTRMALALAILLAAFLCAQPVRAQMSYGGVVGTVTDSTGAIVPGARVVLKNVQTGATQSAMTGTAGNFSFVNLIPDTYQVTVSKSGFKSVTQSGINVQVGGATQANVVLSVGNISQTVTVTASQAGLQTQSASLGGVVQGQQVLEAPLNGRNVNNLLDFVPGVVPGGGTQGSTMSNQGDGQTQAIAYNNYQIGGGFSGQSIFYIDGMEQNIAENNVNPLVPTQDAVQEFRVSTNNVSPEFGGYGGGVVQIVTKSGTNQFHGNLYEYFRNTALDANDWFSNHDGLGKTPLHQNQYGANLGGPIVKNKAFFFFSWEHESLLSSHPSTATVPTTAELQGDFSSDPQTIYDPNTGQPFPGNVIPQNRIDPIALKILQLETPDESHVVQKPFTTNFVASAPTEGYQTQYNARVDIAPTSQDSLFARYVFWNPHNGSSDPFGTKTGLGPTGNYTQEAEVGENHVFNPTTIADVHFGYLENYNFQYILSHGFDMSTISPTYGNIQQESQNASQGILPALGIQGYGVGAAQSTLYWNNNAWELNGSLTKILNRHTIKIGADWRQLLWEAYGYWTYGLNATPFFTASSSSDQTTGNALASFLLGIPSSTVASYGNTEHAFIHSYSFYAMDTYQASKKLTITAGLRWSQPGAFSEENSLDAVLQPDAAVTIGNLNSIQNPVNGQSQPLTGRAALENSAEYPHGRDELLHWKLFAPRLGLAYQITPQTVFRLGYGISYLPPDITQDGPQLSPINRANTTYTNTVGQPLIATVDNPLPNGFVKPGGHTQAALDSLLGSGLWAGLPNVPYAYTQQWNAAVQRALGTNSSLTIAYAGAKGTHLVIASAYTGPGYNRNQLPDQYDSLGTQLLKQVQNPFYGILPSTSVVGGQTVQQGYLLEPHPQYPDGMLQQNARYGSSTYNALQMQYTLHMRHDGIVQVAYTYSKLLSDTDNTSSFLDGQGAQGLPQDNYNLKVEKSLSMQDITNNLVIDYGVDLPFGRGQLYLANAGRLVNSIIGGWRINGITIFRSGTPIAFTAPPNILSQFGGGTAPFGPGQSGIIRPDYVAGCNKSAPGSAHSSQRANEWFNTACFTQPGEFAFGNEQRVDPTIRGDRQANFDTVFSKYFDLPKNAKFKFSAEVFNLFNHPQFGLPNSEAGIPGFGEVTSQINLPRTAQFEGRITF; this is encoded by the coding sequence ATGAATCGACGAATCATTGGACTGGTCAATCTGGTCACAGCCAGGCGGCGCGGCAAGACGGCGGCTGTGGGCACGCCGGCAATACCAGCAGCTACCCCGGCGCGACGGGGTTCGCAAGGCACGCGAATGGCTTTGGCGCTCGCCATTTTGCTGGCAGCTTTTCTGTGTGCTCAACCCGTGAGGGCGCAGATGAGCTATGGCGGAGTGGTGGGCACGGTCACCGACAGCACAGGGGCGATTGTTCCTGGCGCGCGGGTTGTGCTCAAAAATGTGCAGACTGGTGCCACCCAGAGCGCAATGACCGGTACGGCCGGCAATTTCAGCTTCGTTAACCTGATCCCAGACACCTATCAGGTTACCGTTTCTAAATCAGGGTTCAAGTCGGTCACCCAGAGTGGAATCAATGTGCAGGTAGGCGGCGCTACGCAGGCCAATGTGGTTTTGAGCGTGGGCAACATCAGCCAGACCGTGACGGTGACCGCCTCGCAAGCGGGATTGCAGACGCAAAGCGCATCGCTGGGCGGCGTCGTTCAGGGCCAGCAAGTTCTAGAAGCCCCTCTGAATGGTCGCAACGTGAATAATCTACTCGACTTTGTGCCTGGTGTTGTGCCGGGCGGTGGCACGCAAGGCAGCACCATGTCCAATCAGGGAGATGGGCAGACGCAGGCAATCGCCTATAACAACTACCAGATTGGCGGTGGCTTCAGCGGTCAGAGCATCTTCTACATCGACGGCATGGAGCAGAACATCGCCGAGAACAACGTGAATCCGCTCGTGCCCACGCAGGACGCCGTGCAGGAGTTTCGTGTTTCCACGAATAACGTAAGTCCTGAATTTGGCGGTTACGGCGGCGGCGTCGTGCAGATTGTAACCAAAAGCGGTACAAACCAGTTCCACGGCAATCTTTACGAGTACTTCCGCAATACTGCTCTCGATGCCAATGACTGGTTCAGCAACCACGACGGGCTCGGTAAAACGCCTTTGCATCAGAACCAGTACGGCGCCAACCTGGGCGGTCCTATCGTCAAGAATAAGGCCTTCTTCTTTTTCTCGTGGGAGCATGAATCGCTGCTTTCCTCGCATCCCTCCACGGCCACGGTGCCCACCACTGCTGAGTTGCAGGGGGATTTCTCGAGCGACCCTCAGACCATCTACGATCCAAATACCGGCCAGCCATTCCCTGGCAATGTTATTCCGCAAAACCGCATCGACCCCATAGCGCTGAAGATCCTTCAGCTTGAAACTCCCGATGAATCGCACGTAGTTCAAAAGCCCTTCACCACCAACTTCGTTGCTTCTGCTCCCACCGAGGGCTACCAGACGCAGTACAACGCTCGCGTAGACATTGCCCCGACTTCACAGGATTCACTGTTCGCTCGCTATGTCTTCTGGAATCCCCACAATGGTTCCAGCGATCCTTTCGGCACCAAGACCGGACTCGGCCCAACAGGGAACTACACGCAGGAAGCCGAAGTGGGCGAGAATCATGTGTTCAATCCCACAACCATTGCAGATGTGCATTTCGGGTACCTGGAGAACTACAACTTCCAGTACATCCTGAGCCACGGCTTCGACATGTCAACCATCAGCCCGACATACGGCAACATACAGCAGGAAAGTCAAAACGCGAGCCAGGGCATTCTTCCCGCGCTGGGCATTCAGGGCTATGGAGTAGGGGCTGCGCAGAGCACCCTGTATTGGAACAACAATGCATGGGAGCTGAACGGCAGCCTGACCAAGATTCTGAACCGTCACACCATCAAGATCGGTGCGGACTGGCGTCAGTTGCTTTGGGAAGCCTACGGATATTGGACCTACGGGCTCAATGCGACTCCGTTTTTCACCGCATCTTCCAGCTCTGACCAGACCACGGGCAATGCTCTGGCTTCCTTCCTCCTCGGCATTCCATCGAGTACGGTCGCTTCTTATGGCAATACGGAACATGCCTTCATTCACAGCTATTCCTTCTATGCAATGGATACGTATCAAGCGTCCAAAAAGCTGACCATCACGGCCGGCCTGCGTTGGAGTCAGCCCGGTGCATTCTCTGAGGAGAATAGCCTCGATGCCGTATTGCAGCCCGATGCGGCCGTGACGATCGGCAATCTCAATTCCATTCAGAATCCCGTGAATGGCCAGTCTCAGCCTCTTACGGGCAGGGCGGCTCTTGAAAATAGCGCCGAATACCCGCATGGTCGCGATGAACTGCTTCACTGGAAACTCTTTGCGCCGCGACTCGGGCTCGCTTATCAGATCACGCCGCAAACCGTCTTCCGCCTCGGATACGGAATCTCTTATTTGCCGCCGGACATCACCCAGGATGGTCCACAACTCAGCCCCATCAACCGCGCCAATACGACCTATACCAATACGGTGGGCCAGCCGCTGATCGCTACAGTCGATAACCCACTGCCCAATGGATTCGTGAAGCCCGGTGGACACACGCAGGCAGCTCTCGATTCGCTATTAGGTTCAGGTCTGTGGGCCGGTCTTCCCAATGTTCCCTACGCATACACGCAGCAGTGGAATGCCGCTGTGCAACGCGCACTGGGGACCAACAGCAGCCTCACCATTGCCTACGCCGGAGCCAAGGGAACGCATCTCGTCATTGCAAGTGCCTACACCGGCCCCGGCTACAACCGGAATCAGTTGCCTGACCAATATGATTCGCTCGGCACCCAGCTTCTCAAGCAGGTGCAAAATCCCTTCTACGGCATCCTGCCTTCTACGTCAGTCGTGGGTGGGCAGACGGTGCAGCAAGGCTACCTGCTCGAGCCGCACCCGCAATATCCTGATGGCATGCTGCAGCAGAATGCACGCTACGGCTCATCAACCTATAACGCATTGCAAATGCAGTACACCCTGCACATGAGGCATGACGGAATCGTGCAGGTTGCTTACACCTACAGCAAGCTGTTGAGCGACACCGACAATACCAGCTCATTCCTTGACGGTCAGGGCGCGCAGGGCTTGCCGCAGGACAACTACAACCTTAAGGTCGAAAAATCCCTGAGCATGCAAGACATCACGAACAATCTCGTGATCGATTACGGTGTAGATCTCCCCTTTGGCCGCGGCCAGCTCTACCTTGCCAATGCAGGGCGGCTCGTCAACAGCATCATCGGGGGATGGCGCATCAACGGCATCACGATCTTCCGCAGTGGTACGCCCATCGCATTCACCGCGCCTCCCAACATCCTCAGCCAGTTTGGTGGAGGAACGGCTCCCTTTGGTCCGGGGCAATCTGGAATCATCCGGCCAGATTATGTGGCGGGATGCAACAAGAGCGCTCCCGGCTCTGCTCATAGCTCACAGCGCGCCAATGAGTGGTTCAACACGGCATGCTTCACGCAGCCAGGAGAATTCGCATTCGGCAATGAGCAGCGTGTCGATCCTACAATTCGCGGGGACAGGCAGGCAAACTTTGACACGGTCTTCAGCAAGTACTTTGACCTGCCGAAGAATGCAAAGTTCAAGTTCTCAGCCGAGGTCTTCAACCTCTTCAACCATCCTCAATTTGGACTTCCCAATAGCGAGGCTGGCATCCCTGGCTTTGGTGAAGTCACTTCTCAGATCAATCTTCCCCGCACCGCTCAGTTTGAGGGGCGCATCACCTTTTGA
- a CDS encoding glycoside hydrolase family 32 protein, with product MPQRNWMNDPNGPIYWKGQYHMFFQYNPDAAVWGDMHWAHAVSPDMVHWRHLPIALAPTPGGPDAAGCFSGTAVVDNGVVTVLYTGVVNSTLANATLNDGQHIFRESQCLATSIDPDLKTWKKLAAPVIAAPPPGLSITGFRDPSPWRSGEWWYLAVGSGNAHTGGDVLLYRSRDLRHWQYLHKLVSGEQSAKGAINPVANGDMWECPDFFPLGEKHVLIYSSRGGVHWQTGTLDKEAMRFHPEKTGILDYGAFYAAKTQLDQQGNRILWGWIPEQRPAAEYSAAGWAGMMSLPRVLRMQPDGGLGVAFSPAVHSLRTREHRLDPSQKIQSQLAGLFLPRATGEILAQLNCDHRAFSFSLIAKFPHKQQSQPIVEIAYDPSSRQIFADKKAVPIAWDRDNLLQLHIYVDGSVAEILLSGKAVYTKRFYYAGEDAPGIYVHLQAAGQILNSFRLWHLKAISPNRLTTG from the coding sequence TTGCCCCAGCGCAATTGGATGAACGATCCTAACGGCCCCATCTACTGGAAAGGCCAGTACCATATGTTCTTCCAGTACAACCCTGACGCCGCGGTGTGGGGAGATATGCATTGGGCTCACGCCGTCAGCCCCGATATGGTTCACTGGCGGCATCTTCCGATAGCCCTTGCGCCTACTCCAGGCGGTCCCGACGCGGCTGGCTGCTTCTCGGGCACAGCGGTGGTCGATAACGGAGTGGTCACGGTTTTATACACCGGCGTAGTCAACAGCACTCTGGCTAATGCCACACTCAATGATGGCCAGCACATATTCCGCGAGAGTCAGTGTCTTGCAACTTCAATTGACCCGGACCTCAAAACATGGAAAAAGCTTGCTGCGCCTGTGATCGCCGCTCCACCTCCCGGCCTGTCGATTACCGGCTTTCGCGACCCGTCGCCGTGGCGCAGCGGAGAGTGGTGGTATCTCGCCGTAGGTTCAGGCAATGCGCACACCGGCGGGGACGTGTTGCTTTATCGCTCGCGCGACCTCAGACATTGGCAATATCTGCATAAGCTGGTGAGCGGCGAGCAGTCCGCGAAAGGCGCAATCAATCCTGTTGCCAACGGTGACATGTGGGAGTGTCCCGACTTCTTTCCGCTCGGGGAGAAGCACGTGCTGATCTACTCCTCTCGCGGAGGCGTGCATTGGCAGACGGGCACGTTAGATAAGGAAGCAATGCGCTTCCACCCCGAGAAGACCGGCATTCTCGACTACGGCGCCTTTTATGCCGCCAAGACGCAATTGGATCAACAGGGGAACCGCATCCTCTGGGGATGGATTCCAGAGCAGCGTCCCGCTGCTGAGTACAGTGCGGCGGGCTGGGCTGGCATGATGTCTCTGCCTCGCGTGTTGCGCATGCAGCCGGATGGCGGCCTCGGCGTCGCCTTCAGCCCAGCCGTGCACAGCCTCCGCACGCGCGAACATCGCCTCGATCCTTCTCAAAAGATACAATCGCAACTCGCGGGGCTCTTTCTCCCACGTGCAACCGGGGAAATCTTGGCTCAACTGAATTGCGATCATCGAGCCTTTAGCTTCTCACTGATTGCAAAGTTTCCGCACAAGCAGCAGTCCCAGCCCATTGTGGAAATTGCCTATGATCCGTCGTCGCGGCAAATCTTTGCAGACAAGAAAGCAGTGCCCATCGCATGGGACCGCGACAATCTTTTGCAGTTGCACATTTATGTCGATGGTTCCGTGGCAGAGATTCTCTTGTCTGGTAAAGCGGTATACACCAAGCGCTTCTACTATGCCGGTGAAGATGCGCCGGGCATTTATGTACACCTGCAAGCTGCAGGGCAAATTCTCAATAGCTTCCGGCTTTGGCATCTCAAGGCAATTTCGCCGAACAGGCTAACTACTGGATAA
- a CDS encoding sugar porter family MFS transporter has translation MRMNRILVKSTLVGALGGLLFGFDTAVIAGSTRSLTHTFSLTPFWLGVTVSVALWGTAIGALSSGELGERLGGRGALRVMAALYLISSLGCAFAWNWDALLVFRFIGGLGIGGSSVLGPVYIAEMSPAKWRGRMVGLFQVMVVTGILIAYFSNFCVAQFHLGNAEWHWQLGIPALPALLFLILLYGIPRSSRWLVTQNRVEEAREVLAMIGTPDTEAELNEIVRSVHRDRSQKREAILQRKYLFPIFLAVATGMFNQLAGINAILYYLNSIFASAGFNQMSSSGQAVIIGFTNLVATLFAMSIIDKVGRKKLLLVGAVGMIFCLGGVGWLFQSGARSAWLLWLLVGYIIFFAISQGAVVWVYISEIFPNKVRAKGQSLGASANWITNALIAWFFPLVAARSHAMPFYGFAAMMALQFVLVLWLWPETKGATLEQIQARFKIDLLEGDASHK, from the coding sequence ATGCGTATGAATCGAATTCTGGTGAAGAGCACTCTGGTCGGTGCATTGGGTGGGCTGCTCTTTGGCTTTGATACGGCGGTGATCGCCGGATCAACGAGATCACTCACCCATACATTTTCGCTTACGCCATTCTGGCTCGGGGTCACGGTCTCCGTCGCGCTCTGGGGCACTGCCATCGGCGCACTCAGTTCTGGCGAACTCGGCGAGCGTCTTGGAGGGCGTGGCGCATTGCGCGTGATGGCAGCGCTCTATCTCATCTCCTCGTTAGGCTGCGCTTTTGCCTGGAACTGGGATGCACTGCTCGTCTTCCGCTTCATCGGCGGGCTGGGCATAGGCGGATCATCCGTACTTGGCCCGGTTTACATCGCGGAAATGTCGCCGGCCAAATGGCGCGGGCGAATGGTGGGCCTCTTCCAAGTCATGGTTGTGACCGGCATCCTCATCGCCTACTTCTCCAACTTCTGCGTCGCACAATTTCATCTCGGCAATGCGGAGTGGCACTGGCAGTTGGGTATTCCTGCCCTACCTGCTTTGTTGTTCCTCATACTGCTCTATGGAATACCGCGCAGCTCGCGCTGGCTGGTCACACAAAACCGTGTCGAAGAAGCGCGCGAAGTGCTCGCCATGATTGGCACGCCAGACACAGAGGCCGAACTGAACGAAATTGTACGTTCCGTGCATCGTGACCGCTCCCAGAAGCGGGAAGCGATTCTGCAAAGGAAATACCTGTTCCCCATATTTCTCGCCGTGGCGACCGGAATGTTCAATCAACTCGCCGGCATCAACGCCATTCTTTACTACCTCAACTCTATCTTTGCCTCTGCCGGATTCAACCAGATGTCCAGCAGCGGACAGGCCGTCATCATCGGCTTCACCAACTTGGTCGCGACACTCTTCGCCATGTCGATCATCGACAAGGTGGGGCGCAAAAAACTTCTGCTCGTCGGCGCAGTGGGAATGATCTTCTGTCTCGGCGGCGTGGGATGGCTCTTTCAGTCCGGGGCGCGATCGGCATGGCTGCTGTGGCTCCTGGTTGGCTACATCATTTTCTTTGCGATCTCGCAGGGCGCGGTCGTCTGGGTCTATATCAGCGAGATCTTCCCCAACAAGGTGCGTGCCAAAGGGCAGAGTTTGGGCGCTTCGGCAAACTGGATCACGAATGCGCTGATTGCCTGGTTCTTCCCGCTCGTCGCGGCGCGCTCGCATGCCATGCCCTTTTATGGCTTCGCCGCCATGATGGCTCTGCAGTTTGTTCTGGTTCTCTGGCTGTGGCCTGAGACCAAAGGCGCAACGCTTGAGCAGATTCAAGCGCGCTTCAAGATCGACCTGCTCGAGGGCGATGCTTCTCACAAATAG
- a CDS encoding sialidase family protein has product MNQRQRFLRVFSFACCCAFLLCSAQGWAATPAQAAASNVQSSAKSAPLSQEYLLLGTPNRGAGEPWVVVNPKDPDNILVVAMATLNRLPSGEPPMPMPAKRTWNSPWTQLRIKELSVPNGSLTDTAVTRDGGKTWKFGQDAFRSTLKKNRCSDSFAGAGANGTLYYGCLAYLNPGAADYADGYAPDGEARFYHGGSAIAWSTDKGATWSQPVWVHPEGHPSLYPTVHPVFEQASPVDRPVFVQDASTGTIYVSSIGFVYTVDPKTVPRPEVNPKLPGKGYDGLPPANDIRFVTFIRASHDGGHTWGDIYPLDESNYPGFVGIYGFTAAFGHLVIAYNAQSVPASMHANCPCAVLGISQNDGKSLRYSLIPPLPAATNAKGTPRAFGLAAGVMIAADPMKQGRYAVARQAGSQIFISLTNDSGKSWQHPVLAAQLPPGAKFGHLAMKYSSSGDLGLIWQAIYPGGSFDMWSSASLDNANTFHTVRISHAISPPCNPDRCNFLLGNDLSSMTLDKKYLYAVWGDNRSGFEGTWFGRVPLSAYKGKSNE; this is encoded by the coding sequence ATGAATCAGCGACAACGATTTCTTAGAGTATTCTCCTTCGCCTGCTGCTGTGCGTTTCTGCTGTGCAGCGCACAGGGCTGGGCTGCCACTCCCGCTCAAGCGGCTGCAAGCAATGTACAGAGTTCGGCAAAGAGCGCTCCGCTTTCGCAGGAGTATCTTTTGCTCGGCACTCCCAATCGGGGAGCCGGCGAGCCGTGGGTAGTCGTCAATCCTAAAGATCCAGACAACATCCTCGTCGTTGCCATGGCAACTCTGAACCGGCTTCCATCAGGAGAGCCGCCCATGCCGATGCCCGCCAAGCGAACCTGGAATTCTCCATGGACACAGTTACGAATTAAGGAATTGTCTGTGCCGAATGGCTCCCTTACAGACACTGCCGTCACGCGAGACGGCGGTAAAACCTGGAAGTTCGGCCAGGATGCCTTCCGAAGTACCTTGAAGAAGAATCGCTGCAGCGATTCCTTCGCCGGGGCAGGTGCCAATGGCACGCTCTACTATGGATGCCTCGCCTATCTGAATCCAGGAGCGGCAGATTATGCCGATGGATACGCTCCCGATGGGGAAGCGCGCTTCTATCACGGCGGTTCAGCCATTGCCTGGTCCACTGATAAGGGTGCGACCTGGAGTCAGCCGGTATGGGTGCATCCGGAAGGGCATCCTTCGCTTTATCCCACCGTGCATCCTGTTTTTGAGCAGGCCTCTCCAGTGGATCGGCCAGTATTTGTGCAGGATGCGTCCACGGGAACAATCTATGTAAGCTCCATCGGCTTTGTTTACACGGTCGATCCAAAGACAGTTCCAAGACCGGAAGTAAACCCAAAACTTCCGGGGAAGGGTTACGATGGCCTTCCACCTGCAAATGATATCCGGTTTGTTACGTTCATTCGCGCTTCTCACGACGGTGGTCACACGTGGGGCGATATCTATCCGCTCGATGAAAGCAATTACCCAGGCTTTGTTGGAATCTATGGATTCACTGCCGCATTCGGTCATCTGGTCATCGCCTATAACGCCCAGTCTGTCCCTGCTTCGATGCATGCCAACTGCCCCTGCGCCGTGCTGGGCATCAGTCAGAACGATGGCAAATCTCTCCGCTACAGCCTGATTCCGCCTCTGCCAGCCGCCACAAATGCCAAAGGAACTCCGCGGGCTTTTGGCCTGGCCGCGGGTGTCATGATCGCGGCAGACCCGATGAAGCAGGGACGCTACGCCGTAGCGCGGCAGGCCGGCAGCCAGATCTTTATCTCTCTCACCAATGACTCCGGTAAATCCTGGCAGCATCCGGTCCTTGCTGCGCAATTGCCTCCAGGAGCGAAGTTTGGTCATCTTGCCATGAAATATTCGTCCAGCGGCGATCTGGGATTAATCTGGCAGGCAATATATCCCGGCGGCAGTTTTGATATGTGGTCATCCGCCTCACTGGACAATGCGAATACCTTCCACACCGTCCGTATCAGTCATGCCATCTCTCCGCCGTGCAACCCTGACCGGTGCAATTTTCTGCTTGGCAATGATCTCTCATCCATGACGTTGGATAAGAAATATCTCTATGCGGTCTGGGGCGACAACCGCTCCGGTTTTGAAGGTACCTGGTTCGGCCGGGTCCCACTCTCGGCCTATAAGGGGAAGAGCAATGAATAG